One genomic region from Drosophila subpulchrella strain 33 F10 #4 breed RU33 chromosome 2R, RU_Dsub_v1.1 Primary Assembly, whole genome shotgun sequence encodes:
- the LOC119549845 gene encoding segmentation polarity homeobox protein engrailed — MALEDRCSPQSAPSPVTLQMQHLHHHQQQQQQQQQQQMQHLHQLQQLQQLHQQQLAAGVFHHPAMAFDAAAAAAAAAAAAAHAAHAAALQQRLSGSGSPASCSTPASSTPLTIKEEESDSVIGDMSFHNQTHTTNEEEEAEEEDDIDVDVDDTSAGGRLPPPAHQQQSTAKPSLAFSISNILSDRFGDVPKPGKPMENQASIFRPFEANRSQTATPSAFTRVDLLEFSRQQQAAAAAATAAMMLERANFLNCFNPAAYPRIHEEIVQSRLRRNAANAVIPPPMSSKMSDANPEKSALGSLCKAVSQIGQPAAPSMTQPPLSSSASSLASPPPASNASTISSTSSVATSSSSSSSGCSSAASSLNSSPSSRLGASGSGVNASSPQPQPIPPPSAVSRDSGMESSDDTRSETGSTTTEGGKNEMWPAWVYCTRYSDRPSSGPRYRRPKQPKDKTNDEKRPRTAFSSEQLARLKREFNENRYLTERRRQQLSGELGLNEAQIKIWFQNKRAKIKKSTGSKNPLALQLMAQGLYNHTTVPLTKEEEELEMRMNGQIP, encoded by the exons ATGGCCCTGGAGGATCGCTGCAGTCCACAGTCAGCGCCCAGTCCCGTTACCCTACAAATGCAGCAtctccaccaccaccagcaacagcagcagcagcagcagcagcagcaaatgcAGCATCTCCACCAGCtgcagcaactgcagcagttGCATCAACAGCAACTGGCCGCCGGTGTGTTCCACCATCCGGCCATGGCCTTTGATGCGGCCGCAgcagccgccgccgctgcaGCAGCTGCCGCCCATGCCGCCCATGCGGCTGCACTGCAGCAACGCCTCAGTGGCAGCGGTTCGCCCGCTTCCTGCTCCACGCCCGCCTCCTCCACGCCGCTGACCATCAAGGAGGAGGAGAGCGACTCCGTCATTGGGGACATGAGCTTCCACAACCAGACGCACACCAccaacgaggaggaggaggcggaggaggaggacgacaTCGATGTGGATGTGGACGACACGTCGGCGGGGGGACGCCTGCCACCGCCCGCCCATCAACAACAGTCGACGGCCAAGCCCTCGCTGGCCTTTTCGATCTCTAACATCCTGAGCGATCGCTTTGGTGATGTGCCAAAGCCGGGAAAGCCTATGGAAAATCAGGCTAGCATTTTCCGGCCCTTCGAGGCGAATCGCTCGCAGACAGCCACGCCCTCCGCCTTCACCCGAGTAGATCTGCTGGAGTTTAGCCGGCAGCAGCAGGCCGCCGCCGCAGCAGCCACCGCCGCCATGATGCTGGAGCGGGCCAACTTCCTCAACTGCTTCAATCCCGCCGCCTATCCCAGGATCCACGAGGAGATCGTGCAGAGCCGCCTGCGCCGCAATGCAGCCAATGCCGTCATCCCGCCGCCCATGAGCTCCAAGATGAGCGACGCCAATCCCGAGAAGTCCGCCCTGGGCTCTCTCTGCAAGGCAGTCTCGCAGATTGGACAGCCGGCCGCCCCCTCGATGACCCAACCCCCTTTGAGCAGCAGTGCCAGCAGCCTGGCCAGTCCGCCACCCGCCTCCAATGCCAGCACCATCAGCAGCACCTCCTCGGTGGCCACCAGTTCGAGTTCCTCCTCGTCGGGTTGCTCCTCGGCGGCCAGCTCCCTGAACTCCTCGCCCAGCAGCCGACTGGGAGCCAGTGGATCGGGGGTCAATGCCAGCAGTCCCCAGCCGCAGCCCATTCCCCCGCCATCCGCCGTCAGCCGGGACTCCGGCATGGAGTCCTCCGATGACACGCGATCCGAGACGGGATCCACCACCACCGAGGGCGGCAAGAACGAGATGTGGCCCGCCTGGGTGTACTGCACCCGCTACAGCGATCGTCCCAGCTCAG GACCCCGCTACCGCCGCCCCAAACAGCCAAAGGATAAGACCAACGACGAGAAGCGACCACGCACCGCCTTCTCCAGCGAGCAGTTGGCCCGCCTCAAG CGGGAGTTCAACGAGAATCGCTATCTGACCGAGCGGAGACGCCAGCAGCTGAGCGGCGAACTGGGCCTGAACGAGGCCCAGATCAAGATCTGGTTCCAGAACAAGCGGGCCAAGATCAAGAAGTCGACAGGCTCCAAGAATCCGCTGGCCCTGCAGCTGATGGCCCAGGGATTGTACAACCACACCACCGTGCCGCTGAccaaggaggaggaggagctcGAGATGCGCATGAACGGGCAGATCCCCTAA